AGTTCAAGTCTTTAGAAACCGTCGTATAAGGCCCTGTAATTACAATATCCCCTTTTTTAAGCCCCGATAATACTTCAATATTAGTATCATCTTGAATTCCTGTTTTTATGATTCTAATTTTAGCTTTATCACCAACTTTAACAAAAACACATTCTAATTTTTTATCACTTTTGGGAGCTAGTTTATTTTGATTAGATTCGGAACCATCCATTTGTCCCATTTTAACCGCTGTTGTATCAGACTTTACTACAACGGAACTTATTGGAACTTTAACCACATTCGCCCTTGTTGTTGTAATAATATCAACTGTAGCTGTCATTCCTGGACGAAATGGAGAATAAGTAACGGGTTTTCCAGCAATCAAATCTTTATAAGAATCTTTTAGAATTCTAACTTTTACTTTAAAATTAGTAACCTGATCTGCTGTTAAAGCAGTACTTGCAGAATTAGATATACTAGTTACAACACCTTTGAATTGTTTTTTCAAATAAGCATCCACTTCTACGTTTGCTAAATCCCCAACTTTAATTTTCACGATGTCATTTTCATTAACATCAACTTCAACTTCCATATTATTTAAGTTAGCTACTCTTAGAAGTTCAGTACCGGCCATTTGTTGCGTTCCCAAAACTCTTTCACCAAGTTCTACATTCAATACAGAAATTGTTCCATCTGCAGGAGCATAAATTACGGTTCTCCCTAAATTATCTTTAGCTTCATTTACAGATGCCGAAGCACTTTGTACATT
The Flavobacterium sp. 5 DNA segment above includes these coding regions:
- a CDS encoding efflux RND transporter periplasmic adaptor subunit; its protein translation is MSKKTIYILVGSVIVIIGVLIGLSKAGIIGNKDKGKEIEIANAETGTIVETVSATGKIQPEIEVKIASMVSGEIIDLPIKEGQVVKKGDLLVKINPDLYTSGLNRSVANLSGSKAGLSQSDASFNEAKASYERNKILFDKGIISKSDWDKAISSFEVAKANKQSAYYNVQSASASVNEAKDNLGRTVIYAPADGTISVLNVELGERVLGTQQMAGTELLRVANLNNMEVEVDVNENDIVKIKVGDLANVEVDAYLKKQFKGVVTSISNSASTALTADQVTNFKVKVRILKDSYKDLIAGKPVTYSPFRPGMTATVDIITTTRANVVKVPISSVVVKSDTTAVKMGQMDGSESNQNKLAPKSDKKLECVFVKVGDKAKIRIIKTGIQDDTNIEVLSGLKKGDIVITGPYTTVSKDLNSGDKVFISKEGDKK